From a region of the Zingiber officinale cultivar Zhangliang chromosome 10B, Zo_v1.1, whole genome shotgun sequence genome:
- the LOC122029338 gene encoding uncharacterized protein LOC122029338, with the protein MDYHLRSSLSPPPTAKVKHHHRHSLTSCFRFASCDGGEPVESPRHSRTFHPKVHFCFGGGKHRRRHSSGFRYDALSYALNFDEGSDDDSPTGDELLRIRSHSSRPQALSPRDGLDGFDDQSRIRGNVNKDVPLRLS; encoded by the coding sequence ATGGATTATCATCTCCGCTCCTCCCTCTCGCCGCCGCCGACTGCGAAAGTGAAGCACCACCACCGCCATTCTCTCACCTCATGCTTTCGATTCGCCTCCTGCGACGGTGGAGAGCCGGTGGAATCCCCCCGTCATTCACGGACATTCCATCCCAAGGTGCATTTCTGCTTCGGCGGGGGAAAGCACCGGCGGCGCCACTCGTCCGGGTTCAGGTACGATGCCCTCAGCTATGCTCTCAATTTCGACGAGGGCTCCGACGATGATTCCCCCACCGGCGATGAACTCCTCCGGATCCGCAGCCACTCGTCCAGGCCCCAGGCATTGTCGCCGCGCGACGGCCTTGACGGGTTTGATGACCAATCCAGGATCCGTGGAAATGTGAACAAGGATGTGCCCCTCCGTCTCTCCTAA
- the LOC122029582 gene encoding protein IMPAIRED IN BABA-INDUCED STERILITY 1-like isoform X1, with amino-acid sequence MLCLHSFLFILFRQRGFENRGRESHAANRIHTTTKGTFLGHKKPRDLTEARRGRVDAQCTLYAAFPSSSLVPGSISGGVSWSSTTRSYRSPHPPLISLERGNPKDSSQKDRAAMGCAVSKNAVSATPVADSSGIVRSNQKRLGLISAPSGLHRTGEGTKNGHPEREEENGRLESGGKGKVNDDNTSLQSLRLRNLHKYIEGEQVAAGWPSWLSAVAGEAIQGWVPLKADSFEKLEKIGQGTYSSVFRARDLDTGKMVALKKVRFDNFEPESVRFMAREIKILRTLDHPNIIKLEGLIASRLSCSLYLVFEYMEHDLAGLASSPDIVLSESQVKCYTYQLLSALEHCHSQGVIHRDIKGANLLVNNDGILKMADFGLANFCRPGHKYPLTSRVVTLWYRPPELLLGSTNYEATVDLWSVGCVFAEMFVGRPILQGRTEVEQLHKIFRLCGSPPEEFWKKSKLPHATIFKPHRPYVNSLYGTFQDLPRAAISLLETFLSVEPYKRGSATSALASEYFRTMPYACEPSSLPKYSPTKEMDIKNREASQRRRIAGRQEAMRRPFKADRTSGQSGGLSKLADTKKDAQLNVEATEHDEQKGLKRVDGETRLFVDLQPMPSIKNPDEGHHMKHNSEQDIVFSGPLRVSTSSGFSWARRQREDHVYNRSHSRRNSRRNLSAARDLSDIENVKSKLGPKGPQNGDLHAGSKHHESQELAKIAMLKRWAQLEHPGSFDTSESFPSQDFSEALCNGDPSSMRHNYMGFNNQDRVEFSGPLLSQTCKVDELLQKHERQIRQAVRRSWFRRGMPRPFTKHVVQVYIIFMIENILALSLKQISQSLLAS; translated from the exons ATGCTCTGCCTACATTCCTTCCTGTTCATACTATTTCGTCAACGTGGGTTTGAAAACAGGGGAAGGGAATCGCATGCCGCCAATCGGATACATACAACAACAAAGGGAACATTTTTAGGTCACAAGAAGCCAAGAGATTTGACTGAGGCGAGACGGGGGCGGGTTGATGCTCAATGCACACTTTATGCTGCGTTTCCATCCTCTTCACTCGTTCCTGGGTCGATTTCGGGAGGTGTCTCTTGGTCTTCCACTACGAGGTCCTACAGATCACCCCATCCACCGCTAATCTCGCTAGAAAGGGGGAACCCTAAAGATTCCAGCCAAAag GATCGAGCGGCCATGGGCTGTGCCGTGTCCAAGAATGCAGTCTCGGCTACGCCGGTAGCTGATTCCTCCGGCATTGTAAGGAGCAACCAAAAGCGGTTGGGGTTGATCTCAGCGCCCTCTGGGCTGCACCGAACTGGAGAGGGAACAAAAAACGGCCACCCGGAGAGGGAGGAGGAAAATGGTCGCCTTGAATCCGGGGGAAAAGGGAAGGTGAATGATGATAATACTAGCTTGCAGAGCCTACGGTTGCGGAATCTTCACAAATACATCGAAGGGGAGCAGGTCGCTGCAGGATGGCCCTCTTGGCTCAGTGCCGTAGCAGGGGAAGCTATTCAAGGCTGGGTGCCTCTTAAAGCTGATTCCTTTGAGAAATTGGAGAAG ATTGGACAAGGAACTTACAGCAGTGTGTTCAGAGCCCGTGATCTTGACACTGGAAAGATGGTTGCCTTGAAGAAGGTGCGCTTTGACAATTTTGAGCCAGAGAGTGTTAGGTTTATGGCCAGGGAGATAAAGATACTGCGCACGCTTGACCACCCAAATATTATTAAGTTGGAAGGTCTGATTGCTTCTCGATTATCATGCAGCCTTTATCTTGTATTTGAATACATGGAGCACGATCTAGCTGGACTTGCTAGCTCTCCTGATATTGTACTCTCTGAATCACAG GTCAAGTGTTACACGTATCAGTTGCTTTCTGCACTTGAACATTGTCACTCGCAGGGTGTTATACACCGGGACATAAAAGGAGCAAATCTTTTGGTTAATAATGATGGAATTCTGAAAATGGCTGATTTTGGTCTTGCAAATTTCTGTCGTCCTGGACATAAGTATCCACTAACTAGCCGTGTTGTGACTCTCTGGTATAGACCTCCTGAACTACTGTTGGGTTCAACTAACTATGAAGCTACTGTAGATTTGTGGAGTGTTGGTTGTGTGTTTGCAGAAATGTTTGTGGGAAGACCTATTTTGCAAGGCAGAACTGAG GTTGAACAATTACATAAAATATTCCGGCTATGTGGCTCACCTCCAGAAGAATTTTGGAAGAAGTCAAAGTTGCCTCATGCTACAATTTTCAAACCCCATCGTCCCTATGTAAATAGCCTCTATGGAACATTTCAAGATTTACCAAGAGCAGCCATTAGCTTGTTAGAGACTTTTCTCTCTGTTGAACCTTATAAGCGTGGTAGTGCCACAAGTGCCCTTGCATCAGAG tattttaGAACAATGCCGTATGCTTGTGAACCCTCAAGTTTACCAAAGTACTCACCTACTAAAGAGATGGACATAAAGAATCGAGAAGCATCACAGAG GAGAAGAATTGCTGgaagacaagaagccatgagaagaCCATTCAAAGCAGATAGAACTTCAGGACAATCAGGTGGGCTCAGCAAATTAGCAGATACCAAAAAG GATGCACAGTTAAATGTTGAAGCCACTGAACACGATGAACAAAAAGGTCTCAAAAGAGTAGATGGTGAAACCAGATTGTTTGTAGATCTCCAGCCAATGCCATCGATTAAAAATCCAGATGAAGGTCATCACATGAAGCACAACTCTGAACAGGATATTGTCTTTTCAGGACCATTACGTGTTTCTACTTCCAGTGGTTTTTCATGGGCTAGGAGGCAGAGAGAAGACCATGTATATAACAGATCTCACAGTAGGCGCAACTCAAGAAGAAATCTATCTGCTGCAAGAGATCTGTCTGATATTGAAAATGTCAAAAGCAAGTTGGGACCCAAGGGTCCAcaaaatggtgatcttcatgctGGTTCCAAACACCATGAGTCACAAGAGTTGGCAAAAATTGCAATGCTGAAAAGATGGGCACAACTAGAACATCCGGGATCATTTGACACTTCAGAATCATTCCCTTCTCAAGACTTCTCTGAAGCCTTGTGCAACGGAGATCCATCTTCAATGCGGCATAACTATATG GGCTTCAACAACCAAGACAGAGTTGAGTTTTCAGGACCTTTACTGTCTCAGACTTGCAAGGTTGATGAACTACTGCAGAAGCATGAACGTCAGATTCGGCAAGCAGTTAGGAGATCAtggttccgaagaggtatgccAAGACCTTTTACAAAACATGTTGTCCAGGTCTATATAATCTTTATGATAGAAAACATTTTAGCACTAAGCCTAAAGCAAATTAGCCAAAGTTTACTTgcttcttaa
- the LOC122029582 gene encoding protein IMPAIRED IN BABA-INDUCED STERILITY 1-like isoform X2: MLCLHSFLFILFRQRGFENRGRESHAANRIHTTTKGTFLGHKKPRDLTEARRGRVDAQCTLYAAFPSSSLVPGSISGGVSWSSTTRSYRSPHPPLISLERGNPKDSSQKDRAAMGCAVSKNAVSATPVADSSGIVRSNQKRLGLISAPSGLHRTGEGTKNGHPEREEENGRLESGGKGKVNDDNTSLQSLRLRNLHKYIEGEQVAAGWPSWLSAVAGEAIQGWVPLKADSFEKLEKIGQGTYSSVFRARDLDTGKMVALKKVRFDNFEPESVRFMAREIKILRTLDHPNIIKLEGLIASRLSCSLYLVFEYMEHDLAGLASSPDIVLSESQVKCYTYQLLSALEHCHSQGVIHRDIKGANLLVNNDGILKMADFGLANFCRPGHKYPLTSRVVTLWYRPPELLLGSTNYEATVDLWSVGCVFAEMFVGRPILQGRTEVEQLHKIFRLCGSPPEEFWKKSKLPHATIFKPHRPYVNSLYGTFQDLPRAAISLLETFLSVEPYKRGSATSALASEYFRTMPYACEPSSLPKYSPTKEMDIKNREASQRRRIAGRQEAMRRPFKADRTSGQSGGLSKLADTKKDAQLNVEATEHDEQKGLKRVDGETRLFVDLQPMPSIKNPDEGHHMKHNSEQDIVFSGPLRVSTSSGFSWARRQREDHVYNRSHSRRNSRRNLSAARDLSDIENVKSKLGPKGPQNGDLHAGSKHHESQELAKIAMLKRWAQLEHPGSFDTSESFPSQDFSEALCNGDPSSMRHNYMGFNNQDRVEFSGPLLSQTCKVDELLQKHERQIRQAVRRSWFRRVAGRRPRK; the protein is encoded by the exons ATGCTCTGCCTACATTCCTTCCTGTTCATACTATTTCGTCAACGTGGGTTTGAAAACAGGGGAAGGGAATCGCATGCCGCCAATCGGATACATACAACAACAAAGGGAACATTTTTAGGTCACAAGAAGCCAAGAGATTTGACTGAGGCGAGACGGGGGCGGGTTGATGCTCAATGCACACTTTATGCTGCGTTTCCATCCTCTTCACTCGTTCCTGGGTCGATTTCGGGAGGTGTCTCTTGGTCTTCCACTACGAGGTCCTACAGATCACCCCATCCACCGCTAATCTCGCTAGAAAGGGGGAACCCTAAAGATTCCAGCCAAAag GATCGAGCGGCCATGGGCTGTGCCGTGTCCAAGAATGCAGTCTCGGCTACGCCGGTAGCTGATTCCTCCGGCATTGTAAGGAGCAACCAAAAGCGGTTGGGGTTGATCTCAGCGCCCTCTGGGCTGCACCGAACTGGAGAGGGAACAAAAAACGGCCACCCGGAGAGGGAGGAGGAAAATGGTCGCCTTGAATCCGGGGGAAAAGGGAAGGTGAATGATGATAATACTAGCTTGCAGAGCCTACGGTTGCGGAATCTTCACAAATACATCGAAGGGGAGCAGGTCGCTGCAGGATGGCCCTCTTGGCTCAGTGCCGTAGCAGGGGAAGCTATTCAAGGCTGGGTGCCTCTTAAAGCTGATTCCTTTGAGAAATTGGAGAAG ATTGGACAAGGAACTTACAGCAGTGTGTTCAGAGCCCGTGATCTTGACACTGGAAAGATGGTTGCCTTGAAGAAGGTGCGCTTTGACAATTTTGAGCCAGAGAGTGTTAGGTTTATGGCCAGGGAGATAAAGATACTGCGCACGCTTGACCACCCAAATATTATTAAGTTGGAAGGTCTGATTGCTTCTCGATTATCATGCAGCCTTTATCTTGTATTTGAATACATGGAGCACGATCTAGCTGGACTTGCTAGCTCTCCTGATATTGTACTCTCTGAATCACAG GTCAAGTGTTACACGTATCAGTTGCTTTCTGCACTTGAACATTGTCACTCGCAGGGTGTTATACACCGGGACATAAAAGGAGCAAATCTTTTGGTTAATAATGATGGAATTCTGAAAATGGCTGATTTTGGTCTTGCAAATTTCTGTCGTCCTGGACATAAGTATCCACTAACTAGCCGTGTTGTGACTCTCTGGTATAGACCTCCTGAACTACTGTTGGGTTCAACTAACTATGAAGCTACTGTAGATTTGTGGAGTGTTGGTTGTGTGTTTGCAGAAATGTTTGTGGGAAGACCTATTTTGCAAGGCAGAACTGAG GTTGAACAATTACATAAAATATTCCGGCTATGTGGCTCACCTCCAGAAGAATTTTGGAAGAAGTCAAAGTTGCCTCATGCTACAATTTTCAAACCCCATCGTCCCTATGTAAATAGCCTCTATGGAACATTTCAAGATTTACCAAGAGCAGCCATTAGCTTGTTAGAGACTTTTCTCTCTGTTGAACCTTATAAGCGTGGTAGTGCCACAAGTGCCCTTGCATCAGAG tattttaGAACAATGCCGTATGCTTGTGAACCCTCAAGTTTACCAAAGTACTCACCTACTAAAGAGATGGACATAAAGAATCGAGAAGCATCACAGAG GAGAAGAATTGCTGgaagacaagaagccatgagaagaCCATTCAAAGCAGATAGAACTTCAGGACAATCAGGTGGGCTCAGCAAATTAGCAGATACCAAAAAG GATGCACAGTTAAATGTTGAAGCCACTGAACACGATGAACAAAAAGGTCTCAAAAGAGTAGATGGTGAAACCAGATTGTTTGTAGATCTCCAGCCAATGCCATCGATTAAAAATCCAGATGAAGGTCATCACATGAAGCACAACTCTGAACAGGATATTGTCTTTTCAGGACCATTACGTGTTTCTACTTCCAGTGGTTTTTCATGGGCTAGGAGGCAGAGAGAAGACCATGTATATAACAGATCTCACAGTAGGCGCAACTCAAGAAGAAATCTATCTGCTGCAAGAGATCTGTCTGATATTGAAAATGTCAAAAGCAAGTTGGGACCCAAGGGTCCAcaaaatggtgatcttcatgctGGTTCCAAACACCATGAGTCACAAGAGTTGGCAAAAATTGCAATGCTGAAAAGATGGGCACAACTAGAACATCCGGGATCATTTGACACTTCAGAATCATTCCCTTCTCAAGACTTCTCTGAAGCCTTGTGCAACGGAGATCCATCTTCAATGCGGCATAACTATATG GGCTTCAACAACCAAGACAGAGTTGAGTTTTCAGGACCTTTACTGTCTCAGACTTGCAAGGTTGATGAACTACTGCAGAAGCATGAACGTCAGATTCGGCAAGCAGTTAGGAGATCAtggttccgaagag TGGCAGGGAGAAGACCGAGGAAGTAA
- the LOC122029582 gene encoding protein IMPAIRED IN BABA-INDUCED STERILITY 1-like isoform X3: MGCAVSKNAVSATPVADSSGIVRSNQKRLGLISAPSGLHRTGEGTKNGHPEREEENGRLESGGKGKVNDDNTSLQSLRLRNLHKYIEGEQVAAGWPSWLSAVAGEAIQGWVPLKADSFEKLEKIGQGTYSSVFRARDLDTGKMVALKKVRFDNFEPESVRFMAREIKILRTLDHPNIIKLEGLIASRLSCSLYLVFEYMEHDLAGLASSPDIVLSESQVKCYTYQLLSALEHCHSQGVIHRDIKGANLLVNNDGILKMADFGLANFCRPGHKYPLTSRVVTLWYRPPELLLGSTNYEATVDLWSVGCVFAEMFVGRPILQGRTEVEQLHKIFRLCGSPPEEFWKKSKLPHATIFKPHRPYVNSLYGTFQDLPRAAISLLETFLSVEPYKRGSATSALASEYFRTMPYACEPSSLPKYSPTKEMDIKNREASQRRRIAGRQEAMRRPFKADRTSGQSGGLSKLADTKKDAQLNVEATEHDEQKGLKRVDGETRLFVDLQPMPSIKNPDEGHHMKHNSEQDIVFSGPLRVSTSSGFSWARRQREDHVYNRSHSRRNSRRNLSAARDLSDIENVKSKLGPKGPQNGDLHAGSKHHESQELAKIAMLKRWAQLEHPGSFDTSESFPSQDFSEALCNGDPSSMRHNYMGFNNQDRVEFSGPLLSQTCKVDELLQKHERQIRQAVRRSWFRRGMPRPFTKHVVQVYIIFMIENILALSLKQISQSLLAS, translated from the exons ATGGGCTGTGCCGTGTCCAAGAATGCAGTCTCGGCTACGCCGGTAGCTGATTCCTCCGGCATTGTAAGGAGCAACCAAAAGCGGTTGGGGTTGATCTCAGCGCCCTCTGGGCTGCACCGAACTGGAGAGGGAACAAAAAACGGCCACCCGGAGAGGGAGGAGGAAAATGGTCGCCTTGAATCCGGGGGAAAAGGGAAGGTGAATGATGATAATACTAGCTTGCAGAGCCTACGGTTGCGGAATCTTCACAAATACATCGAAGGGGAGCAGGTCGCTGCAGGATGGCCCTCTTGGCTCAGTGCCGTAGCAGGGGAAGCTATTCAAGGCTGGGTGCCTCTTAAAGCTGATTCCTTTGAGAAATTGGAGAAG ATTGGACAAGGAACTTACAGCAGTGTGTTCAGAGCCCGTGATCTTGACACTGGAAAGATGGTTGCCTTGAAGAAGGTGCGCTTTGACAATTTTGAGCCAGAGAGTGTTAGGTTTATGGCCAGGGAGATAAAGATACTGCGCACGCTTGACCACCCAAATATTATTAAGTTGGAAGGTCTGATTGCTTCTCGATTATCATGCAGCCTTTATCTTGTATTTGAATACATGGAGCACGATCTAGCTGGACTTGCTAGCTCTCCTGATATTGTACTCTCTGAATCACAG GTCAAGTGTTACACGTATCAGTTGCTTTCTGCACTTGAACATTGTCACTCGCAGGGTGTTATACACCGGGACATAAAAGGAGCAAATCTTTTGGTTAATAATGATGGAATTCTGAAAATGGCTGATTTTGGTCTTGCAAATTTCTGTCGTCCTGGACATAAGTATCCACTAACTAGCCGTGTTGTGACTCTCTGGTATAGACCTCCTGAACTACTGTTGGGTTCAACTAACTATGAAGCTACTGTAGATTTGTGGAGTGTTGGTTGTGTGTTTGCAGAAATGTTTGTGGGAAGACCTATTTTGCAAGGCAGAACTGAG GTTGAACAATTACATAAAATATTCCGGCTATGTGGCTCACCTCCAGAAGAATTTTGGAAGAAGTCAAAGTTGCCTCATGCTACAATTTTCAAACCCCATCGTCCCTATGTAAATAGCCTCTATGGAACATTTCAAGATTTACCAAGAGCAGCCATTAGCTTGTTAGAGACTTTTCTCTCTGTTGAACCTTATAAGCGTGGTAGTGCCACAAGTGCCCTTGCATCAGAG tattttaGAACAATGCCGTATGCTTGTGAACCCTCAAGTTTACCAAAGTACTCACCTACTAAAGAGATGGACATAAAGAATCGAGAAGCATCACAGAG GAGAAGAATTGCTGgaagacaagaagccatgagaagaCCATTCAAAGCAGATAGAACTTCAGGACAATCAGGTGGGCTCAGCAAATTAGCAGATACCAAAAAG GATGCACAGTTAAATGTTGAAGCCACTGAACACGATGAACAAAAAGGTCTCAAAAGAGTAGATGGTGAAACCAGATTGTTTGTAGATCTCCAGCCAATGCCATCGATTAAAAATCCAGATGAAGGTCATCACATGAAGCACAACTCTGAACAGGATATTGTCTTTTCAGGACCATTACGTGTTTCTACTTCCAGTGGTTTTTCATGGGCTAGGAGGCAGAGAGAAGACCATGTATATAACAGATCTCACAGTAGGCGCAACTCAAGAAGAAATCTATCTGCTGCAAGAGATCTGTCTGATATTGAAAATGTCAAAAGCAAGTTGGGACCCAAGGGTCCAcaaaatggtgatcttcatgctGGTTCCAAACACCATGAGTCACAAGAGTTGGCAAAAATTGCAATGCTGAAAAGATGGGCACAACTAGAACATCCGGGATCATTTGACACTTCAGAATCATTCCCTTCTCAAGACTTCTCTGAAGCCTTGTGCAACGGAGATCCATCTTCAATGCGGCATAACTATATG GGCTTCAACAACCAAGACAGAGTTGAGTTTTCAGGACCTTTACTGTCTCAGACTTGCAAGGTTGATGAACTACTGCAGAAGCATGAACGTCAGATTCGGCAAGCAGTTAGGAGATCAtggttccgaagaggtatgccAAGACCTTTTACAAAACATGTTGTCCAGGTCTATATAATCTTTATGATAGAAAACATTTTAGCACTAAGCCTAAAGCAAATTAGCCAAAGTTTACTTgcttcttaa
- the LOC122028512 gene encoding uncharacterized protein LOC122028512 isoform X1, which translates to MGACVSKSNCRSRRRSGCHWFRRSRRMILASIPDASKAQIWDDENHSVQIETSSKNRKSEVSNMIVHLTQLQWHHTQMDASVICQEDAWFDSVSILESDSDDDFSSVHGDCIPSANATVAQPLQYENASCCMEDVCLSTPLTVVPTINCFPADRLVNSCGSFRELPSKVEEARDRAQGADIYTKKKKGLNESYGGLKGSKELHEMDDKSHVNKASLHICNLVPSVCFNNKVQQMPNASPPCQRKRSAVIRLSYKRKSYDGEEITEFCASNKFLCRPKGGIVVPHSPGEKSMPGCWSFLEPSTFKLRGQNYFRDKRKLPAPNYAPYYPVGVDLFLCPRKMHHIAQHIELPSVKPHEKVPSLLIVNIQMPTYPAAMFLGDSDGEGMSLVLYFKISECFDKEISSSFQDLLKRFIDDETEKVKGIAIDSSIPFRERLKIVAGVVNPEDLLLSATERKLVQAYNEKPVLSRPQHSFYSGTNYFEIDLDIHRFSYISRKGLEAFRERLKHGILDLGLTIQAQKQDELPEHVLCCLRLNKIDFVNHGQIPTIISREDD; encoded by the exons ATGGGGGCGTGTGTATCAAAATCAAATTGTAGGTCCAGAAGGAGGTCGGGCTGCCACTGGTTCAGAAGATCCCGCAGAATGATTTTGGCTTCGATTCCTGATGCCAGTAAAGCTCAGATTTGGGATGATGAAAATCACTCTGTTCAAATTGAAACCTCTTCGAAAAACAGAAAATCTGAGGTCTCTAATATGATAGTCCATCTCACTCAGTTGCAGTGGCATCACACTCAGATGGATGCTAgtg TGATCTGCCAGGAAGATGCATGGTTTGATTCTGTCAGTATCTTGGAATCTGATTCTGATGATGATTTCTCAAGTGTTCATGGAG ATTGTATTCCATCAGCAAATGCAACAGTGGCTCAGCCATTGCAGTATGAAAATGCTTCATGCTGTATGGAGGATGTTTGTCTTAGCACTCCGTTGACAGTGGTTCCTACAATCAACTGTTTTCCAGCTGATAGATTGGTGAATTCTTGCGGAAGCTTTCGCGAGCTTCCTAGTAAGGTTGAGGAAGCTAGAGATAGAGCTCAAGGAGCAGACATTTACACCAAAAAGAAAAAGGGTTTAAATGAATCATATGGTGGTTTGAAAGGCTCCAAAGAGTTACATGAGATGGATGACAAATCTCATGTCAACAAGGCTTCATTGCACATCTGCAACTTGGTCCCTTCTGTTTGTTTTAATAATAAAGTTCAACAGATGCCAAATGCTAGTCCACCATGTCAAAGGAAAAGATCAGCAGTTATCAGGCTTTCTTATAAGAGAAAGTCTTATGATGGAGAAGAGATAACTGAGTTCT GTGCATCAAATAAATTCCTTTGTCGACCGAAAGGAGGGATAGTCGTTCCACATTCCCCAGGGGAGAAATCAATGCCTGGATGCTGGTCCTTCCTCGAGCCATCTACCTTTAAACTTCGCGGCCAGAATTACTTCAG AGATAAGAGGAAGCTTCCTGCACCAAACTATGCACCATATTATCCGGTTGGTGTCGACTTGTTTTTATGTCCTCGAAAGATGCATCACATTGCTCAACATATTGAACTTCCATCAGTTAAGCCTCATGAAAAAGTCCCCTCACTCCTTATTGTCAATATTCAG ATGCCAACTTATCCGGCTGCAATGTTTCTTGGTGATAGTGATGGGGAAGGAATGAGCCTTGTATTGTATTTTAAGATTTCTGAATGTTTTGACAAAGAAATTTCTTCTAGTTTCCAGGATTTGTTAAAG AGGTTTATTGATGATGAAACTGAAAAGGTTAAAGGAATTGCGATCGATTCAAGCATTCCTTTCCGGGAGAGATTGAAAATAGTGGCTGGGGTGGTTAATCCTGAGGATCTTCTTCTGAGTGCAACAGAAAGGAAGCTGGTTCAAGCATATAATGAAAAACCAGTGCTCTCGCGCCCTCAACACAGTTTTTACTCG GGTACAAATTACTTTGAGATTGATCTTGATATACATCGCTTTAGCTACATATCGCGAAAGGGTCTTGAAGCGTTTCGGGAACGTTTAAAACATGGAATCCTTGATCTAGGACTGACCATCCAG GCCCAAAAACAGGATGAGCTGCCGGAGCATGTCCTCTGCTGCTTGAGACTGAACAAGATCGATTTCGTTAATCATGGCCAGATTCCAACTATTATCTCGCGCGAGGATGATTGA
- the LOC122028512 gene encoding uncharacterized protein LOC122028512 isoform X2, which produces MGACVSKSNCRSRRRSGCHWFRRSRRMILASIPDASKAQIWDDENHSVQIETSSKNRKSEVSNMIVHLTQLQWHHTQMDASVICQEDAWFDSVSILESDSDDDFSSVHGDCIPSANATVAQPLQYENASCCMEDVCLSTPLTVVPTINCFPADRLVNSCGSFRELPSKVEEARDRAQGADIYTKKKKGLNESYGGLKGSKELHEMDDKSHVNKASLHICNLVPSVCFNNKVQQMPNASPPCQRKRSAVIRLSYKRKSYDGEEITEFCASNKFLCRPKGGIVVPHSPGEKSMPGCWSFLEPSTFKLRGQNYFRDKRKLPAPNYAPYYPVGVDLFLCPRKMHHIAQHIELPSVKPHEKVPSLLIVNIQMPTYPAAMFLGDSDGEGMSLVLYFKISECFDKEISSSFQDLLKRFIDDETEKVKGIAIDSSIPFRERLKIVAGVVNPEDLLLSATERKLVQAYNEKPVLSRPQHSFYSVNERVQITLRLILIYIALATYRERVLKRFGNV; this is translated from the exons ATGGGGGCGTGTGTATCAAAATCAAATTGTAGGTCCAGAAGGAGGTCGGGCTGCCACTGGTTCAGAAGATCCCGCAGAATGATTTTGGCTTCGATTCCTGATGCCAGTAAAGCTCAGATTTGGGATGATGAAAATCACTCTGTTCAAATTGAAACCTCTTCGAAAAACAGAAAATCTGAGGTCTCTAATATGATAGTCCATCTCACTCAGTTGCAGTGGCATCACACTCAGATGGATGCTAgtg TGATCTGCCAGGAAGATGCATGGTTTGATTCTGTCAGTATCTTGGAATCTGATTCTGATGATGATTTCTCAAGTGTTCATGGAG ATTGTATTCCATCAGCAAATGCAACAGTGGCTCAGCCATTGCAGTATGAAAATGCTTCATGCTGTATGGAGGATGTTTGTCTTAGCACTCCGTTGACAGTGGTTCCTACAATCAACTGTTTTCCAGCTGATAGATTGGTGAATTCTTGCGGAAGCTTTCGCGAGCTTCCTAGTAAGGTTGAGGAAGCTAGAGATAGAGCTCAAGGAGCAGACATTTACACCAAAAAGAAAAAGGGTTTAAATGAATCATATGGTGGTTTGAAAGGCTCCAAAGAGTTACATGAGATGGATGACAAATCTCATGTCAACAAGGCTTCATTGCACATCTGCAACTTGGTCCCTTCTGTTTGTTTTAATAATAAAGTTCAACAGATGCCAAATGCTAGTCCACCATGTCAAAGGAAAAGATCAGCAGTTATCAGGCTTTCTTATAAGAGAAAGTCTTATGATGGAGAAGAGATAACTGAGTTCT GTGCATCAAATAAATTCCTTTGTCGACCGAAAGGAGGGATAGTCGTTCCACATTCCCCAGGGGAGAAATCAATGCCTGGATGCTGGTCCTTCCTCGAGCCATCTACCTTTAAACTTCGCGGCCAGAATTACTTCAG AGATAAGAGGAAGCTTCCTGCACCAAACTATGCACCATATTATCCGGTTGGTGTCGACTTGTTTTTATGTCCTCGAAAGATGCATCACATTGCTCAACATATTGAACTTCCATCAGTTAAGCCTCATGAAAAAGTCCCCTCACTCCTTATTGTCAATATTCAG ATGCCAACTTATCCGGCTGCAATGTTTCTTGGTGATAGTGATGGGGAAGGAATGAGCCTTGTATTGTATTTTAAGATTTCTGAATGTTTTGACAAAGAAATTTCTTCTAGTTTCCAGGATTTGTTAAAG AGGTTTATTGATGATGAAACTGAAAAGGTTAAAGGAATTGCGATCGATTCAAGCATTCCTTTCCGGGAGAGATTGAAAATAGTGGCTGGGGTGGTTAATCCTGAGGATCTTCTTCTGAGTGCAACAGAAAGGAAGCTGGTTCAAGCATATAATGAAAAACCAGTGCTCTCGCGCCCTCAACACAGTTTTTACTCGGTAAATGAAAG GGTACAAATTACTTTGAGATTGATCTTGATATACATCGCTTTAGCTACATATCGCGAAAGGGTCTTGAAGCGTTTCGGGAACGTTTAA